The Streptomyces venezuelae genomic interval CCGCTGAGCGCCATGGCGTCCAGTGCGGCCAGCTCGTCCTCGGCGATCCCCCGGTCGGCGAACTCGACCCGGTGTGCGGCCAGTTCGCGTCGGAGCCGGGACACGGCGAACCGCAGTTCGGTCACCCTGGGGTCCACACCCTCGCCGGTCACTCGCCTCTGCCCCACGCTTCGCAACATGGTTCTCCCCCTCGCACGACACTGTGCGCAGAACTCCACTCCGAACACTCCGGACTCTCCGAGCATCCCGAGCCGACCCCCCGGTACGGCGGCCGGGCGCCGTGAGTCGCGGGCCAGTTAACTCCTTCGCCACCCCGGCGCGCCACCCTTGGTGAACGGAATTCAGGCGACCGTGTGATTCCGCCCCATGAGGTATGCAGTCCCCATGACAGCTGCAGAAGATCGAAGCCCCGTCGTCGCCGGACTGCTCCTCGCCGCCGGGGGCGGGAGGCGCCTGGGAGGGCGGCCCAAGGCCTTGCTCACGCACCGGGGGCGGCCGCTGGTCGAGCACGCCGTGGGGGTGCTGCGCGGGGCCGGGTGCGAGGTGGTGCACGTGGTGCTCGGGG includes:
- a CDS encoding DUF5955 family protein: MLRSVGQRRVTGEGVDPRVTELRFAVSRLRRELAAHRVEFADRGIAEDELAALDAMALSGDPEVRRLRRSLLIVAGSVGSVSALAEGLAGVRRAVELFGPPPAAQ